A portion of the Thermodesulfobacteriota bacterium genome contains these proteins:
- a CDS encoding ABC transporter ATP-binding protein, translating into MNPEINTRVLIVDDLSVAVVGASTVHRVVENVSFDVRSGETLCVVGESGSGKSVTALSIMGLLPKGALEPHGAIYVDGEDVLAASQRRLRELRATRMAMVFQEPMTALNPVQPVGNQIDEVLRVHTRLSKKERRERVLEMLDAVHLPDVRHLYEAYPHQLSGGQRQRIVIAMALILNPKLLIADEPTTALDVTTQKQILSLIRELQEKHQTAVMFITHDFGVVAEIADRIVVMNRGRVVETGRKEEILSSPRQPYTRILISSVPSLIPKSRQKPTGGTVLRVRGLSKIFAERRFLAARRTVVAAREVDLTIQRGEIVGVVGESGSGKSTVARCIVRLIEPTSGSIFIDSTDLAKLSWKKLRPFRKRIQIIFQDPYRSLNPRRQVGDSLVEGLLNFGTPRSQALAKVRELLRLVGMDPDCLQRFPHQFSGGERQRLCIARALTLDPDILVADEPVSSLDVSVQAQVLKLIEEIRERTGVAVLFITHDLRVAAQICDTIVVMQRGRLVEAGAAEEVLTSPREEYTRTLIEAAPGRHWDFQNFRPLLTKVALTP; encoded by the coding sequence ATGAATCCTGAGATCAACACCAGGGTCTTGATCGTCGACGATCTGTCGGTGGCTGTGGTAGGAGCCTCCACAGTCCACAGGGTGGTCGAAAACGTCAGCTTCGATGTGCGATCGGGCGAGACCCTCTGTGTCGTGGGCGAGTCAGGATCGGGGAAATCGGTCACCGCGCTTTCCATCATGGGTTTGCTTCCCAAGGGGGCCCTCGAACCCCATGGGGCCATCTACGTCGACGGCGAAGACGTTTTGGCGGCGAGTCAGAGGCGGCTCCGGGAACTCCGGGCCACGCGCATGGCCATGGTCTTTCAGGAGCCGATGACCGCACTCAACCCGGTCCAGCCCGTTGGCAACCAGATCGATGAGGTCCTGCGTGTCCATACCCGGCTTTCCAAAAAAGAGCGCCGCGAAAGGGTCTTGGAGATGCTCGATGCCGTCCACCTGCCCGATGTGAGACACCTATACGAGGCCTATCCTCACCAACTCTCAGGGGGGCAGCGCCAGCGGATCGTCATCGCCATGGCCTTGATCCTCAACCCGAAGCTCCTAATCGCGGATGAACCCACCACCGCTCTAGACGTCACCACGCAGAAACAGATCCTCTCTCTCATCCGGGAACTCCAGGAAAAACACCAGACGGCCGTGATGTTCATCACCCACGATTTCGGGGTCGTAGCGGAAATTGCGGATCGGATCGTGGTCATGAACCGCGGCCGGGTCGTGGAGACTGGAAGGAAGGAAGAGATCCTATCCAGTCCTCGCCAACCCTATACCAGAATACTGATCTCTTCTGTGCCGAGCCTGATCCCAAAGAGTCGTCAGAAGCCCACCGGAGGAACCGTCCTTCGGGTCAGGGGCTTGAGCAAGATTTTCGCAGAAAGGAGGTTCTTGGCCGCCCGTCGCACGGTCGTGGCCGCCCGGGAAGTCGATCTGACGATCCAACGGGGGGAAATCGTCGGGGTGGTGGGCGAGTCGGGTTCGGGCAAATCGACGGTGGCCCGCTGCATCGTGCGGCTGATCGAACCTACCTCTGGCTCCATCTTCATCGATTCGACCGACTTAGCCAAACTCTCCTGGAAAAAATTAAGGCCCTTCCGGAAACGGATCCAGATCATCTTTCAGGATCCCTACCGGTCCCTCAATCCCAGGCGACAGGTAGGGGATTCGCTGGTCGAAGGCCTGTTGAATTTTGGAACGCCCCGGTCCCAGGCCCTGGCGAAAGTCCGAGAGCTACTGCGGCTGGTGGGGATGGATCCCGACTGCCTTCAGAGGTTCCCCCACCAATTCTCCGGAGGAGAACGCCAGCGCCTTTGCATCGCCCGTGCGCTCACCCTCGATCCAGATATCTTGGTCGCGGACGAGCCGGTTTCCTCTCTCGATGTCTCGGTGCAGGCCCAGGTATTGAAGTTGATCGAAGAGATCCGAGAACGAACCGGCGTCGCCGTCCTCTTCATCACCCACGACTTGCGGGTGGCAGCCCAGATCTGCGACACGATCGTGGTCATGCAGAGGGGCCGCCTCGTCGAGGCCGGCGCCGCGGAGGAGGTCCTGACCTCCCCACGTGAAGAATATACGCGTACTCTGATCGAGGCAGCCCCCGGCCGCCACTGGGATTTTCAGAACTTCAGACCGCTCTTGACAAAGGTCGCTCTGACCCCCTGA